GGAAGCACACCACCTGAACGTGCAGGTGCATATCGGTCACGCCGGACTCACGCCGGCGCTGCTCACCAGTCTCAATGACGTGCTGCGCACGCATGAATTGGTGAAAGTCCAGGTGGCCAAGGCCGGCGATCTCACCGCCAAAGACGCGGCCCGTGACGCGGCAGAGCGCACGCGCGCCGAGGTGATTCAGGTCATCGGCCGCACGTTCACGCTGTACCGTGAGAATCCCGATCTCAAGCGCGGCGAATTGCCGCCCTGGCGCGGATAAGTTCCCACGATTTTTCCGCTTGTC
This region of Gemmatimonas groenlandica genomic DNA includes:
- a CDS encoding YhbY family RNA-binding protein: MPCVPDVGSLAPEGFMSMKGKDRAALRAEAHHLNVQVHIGHAGLTPALLTSLNDVLRTHELVKVQVAKAGDLTAKDAARDAAERTRAEVIQVIGRTFTLYRENPDLKRGELPPWRG